CCCCCGCTGGCAGCGATGGGAGATCCGCTTTCAATCGACGACATTAGACGCTTACGCGAAGCAATTGGAATTTTTTAAGATCGAACTAGGAGCACTTGGCGGCGGACGCGCCGGAGTGGACTATGCTCAGTTTGATCGTGGTGGCCTGAAGAAAAGATCGGTGGCGGGTGACGCTAAAGATGAGCGTTTGTATTTCATTTGGCGTGGCGGCAGGCTCAAGCAACAAGATATCACTTTGTTGCAACAGGCTGGCGTGACGACGGCCGGTCGGGTGGTTTGTCAGTTTTATCCGAAGGATATCGAAAACCAGCTGGCAGTGCTTGAAAAGCAGCAGATGGGCAGTCGCGCTCTGCGCGACGTAAAAAGAACAGTTTTTGGCGTGCGGCCTGCCGGTCGTGGATTTGAATTCTATGTTATCGAGATCGATTATCGCGCTTAGCGTGATTCGTTGGGCATCTCGAAATACTGGGTACACGGTGAACTGATGGTTGGACTTATGTTGGACTCGCGTTGCTTTCCACTTGCCGCTTTGGATATTAGTGGATTGACCGATTATGTGGCCACATTCATTTATATGATGTTGGGCGCGATTGCCATTTGGGGCGCGTTCTGTGTCATTATGGTTTGGATGCGTGTCGCTCGGCAAAGGTTTCGAAGCGAAGATGATCAGGCCAAATTTCTCGCCGAAGTTGAAACGCCGTTGGCGAAAGGTGACTTCAAAACCGCTGCAGAAGTGTGTGATGGTGATCCGCGAGCCGTTTCCCAACTTGCATTAATCGCGATCAATCATCGCGATCTCGGCTATGCAAAAGTTAAGCATTTGGTGATGGACCGCTTTCAGCGAGACGTGCTCTCTGATCTCGAACAACGGCTTAGTTGGGTGAATACGGTGATTAAGAGTGCACCGATGGTCGGGCTGTTTGGAACCGTTGTCGGTATGATGGGGGCGTTTGGGAAGTTGGCCGGCGCTGCGAACGTTAGTCCTGACGTGTTGGCTTCAGATATCAGCGTCGCCCTCATCACCACGGCGAGTGGCTTGGCGATTGCGATTCCGCTGGTTTTGGTGACCGCTTCGATCAACATTCGCATTCGTAAAATGGAAGATCTTGTCGGTTCGGGCCTCGCACAGGTTCTCGATACATTACGTGATTCCATGGCCGCTTCTAAGAGCTAGGGTATTTGGAGAGATAAGTGATGGCTGCCACGGAGCAAAAGGTTGAGCATCTAGTTGAGCCGCTCGACGACCAACCGGTGATTCGGCGTCGGAAGTTGGATGATGCCGAGATGGACATTACGCCGATGATCGATATCACTTTTCTGTTGCTCATTTTCTTTTTGGTCGCGGCTCGTTTGGATGAAGATACACCGGTTGAGTTGCCGCCGGCGAGGCATGGCACGGCCGTTGCCATTAAGAGTTCAGTGATCCTCACCTTGGCGGAAAGCGAAGGTGAGCACGCGGAAGTTTATCAAGGCGATGGCAAAGCTGCTGATCGATTGATTCCGGCAAATGATCTCGACGCTCAGGAAGCCGCCATCGTGGATTACATTGAGGAACAGATTTCGGAAGGGAAAAGTAGTGTACTGATCAAGGCTGAAAAAGGGGTTAAACACAGGGATGTGGCTCGTGTTTCTACGGCTGTTGCGAAGGCCGGCAGTGGTGACTTGTTTGTTGCCGTGCTGGAGGTGCAATGACTGACGGTTTGATCCATTTTCTCTGCCCGGTTTGCCAAGCCCGATTGGCGTCCGCGACGGCGGACGAAGAACGCTCAATCGAGTGTCCCGAATGCAATAGCGAGCTCACGGTTCCGTTTGAATCGCAACGTCGCGGTGCCGATCAAGATCTGTACGCAGACGAAGCGGCCATCGGATTTCGAAAAACCAACGATGATCGCGATGCGGAACTCGACATGACACCGATGGTGGATGTCACGTTTTTGTTGCTGATTTTTTTCATGGTCACCGCCGCCTTTACCATGCAAAAATCATTTAAGGTGCCGACGCCCGATGAGGATGCACCCAGTTCTCAGTATCGCGAGACTGAAGATGAAGATGGTGTGATCACCGTTCGGATCGATGAATACAACACCTTTCATGTTTCGGCGCCAAACTGGGACGAAGAACAAGAGGCTCCCAGTGAGCAAGAATTACTTCGAAAGCTTCGTGAGGCAAAAGACGGGGATGGAGGGGGAATTCCTCCGAATACTTTGATCGTCGTGGCCCATGGAGAAGCCACGCACGGAAAAGTCGTGATGGCCATGGATGCTGGCACCGAAATCGGCATGGAAGAAGTCAAACTGAGAACCGTCGACGATGATGCCTAACCAAACAGCCGATTTAAGAGTACTCGCCCGAGTGCAGGGATATGGAATGAGATGAGCGCACTGGAACTGATCGATCTGTTAGCGGAGAAGGAGCTGATTTCTGAACGCAGCATTGAAAAGCTGCGTAGTCAGATTCAGAGTTCGTCCAAAGAAATTACAGCGCAGACGCTTGCGACGCTGTTAGTCAAAAAGCAACTCCTCACCGAAGCACTCGCCAAACAACTGCTCAAGCAGCTGGAACAACGACACGCCGAAATCGATTTGAGTGAAGAGCTTGAGTTGCGTCCTGATGAGCCTGAAGAACCGGAGCCCGAGTTAATCGAGGTCGACGAACCGGTTGCCAGCGATGACGACCTGGTCCCCTTGCCGGAAGATGATGATGAGCCCGCGACCGTGGGAGATTCGGATGATTACGCCGAGGTCTACGATGAGACGTT
The DNA window shown above is from Pirellulaceae bacterium and carries:
- a CDS encoding MotA/TolQ/ExbB proton channel family protein, with the protein product MVGLMLDSRCFPLAALDISGLTDYVATFIYMMLGAIAIWGAFCVIMVWMRVARQRFRSEDDQAKFLAEVETPLAKGDFKTAAEVCDGDPRAVSQLALIAINHRDLGYAKVKHLVMDRFQRDVLSDLEQRLSWVNTVIKSAPMVGLFGTVVGMMGAFGKLAGAANVSPDVLASDISVALITTASGLAIAIPLVLVTASINIRIRKMEDLVGSGLAQVLDTLRDSMAASKS
- a CDS encoding biopolymer transporter ExbD is translated as MAATEQKVEHLVEPLDDQPVIRRRKLDDAEMDITPMIDITFLLLIFFLVAARLDEDTPVELPPARHGTAVAIKSSVILTLAESEGEHAEVYQGDGKAADRLIPANDLDAQEAAIVDYIEEQISEGKSSVLIKAEKGVKHRDVARVSTAVAKAGSGDLFVAVLEVQ
- a CDS encoding biopolymer transporter ExbD: MTDGLIHFLCPVCQARLASATADEERSIECPECNSELTVPFESQRRGADQDLYADEAAIGFRKTNDDRDAELDMTPMVDVTFLLLIFFMVTAAFTMQKSFKVPTPDEDAPSSQYRETEDEDGVITVRIDEYNTFHVSAPNWDEEQEAPSEQELLRKLREAKDGDGGGIPPNTLIVVAHGEATHGKVVMAMDAGTEIGMEEVKLRTVDDDA